A stretch of Arachis hypogaea cultivar Tifrunner chromosome 15, arahy.Tifrunner.gnm2.J5K5, whole genome shotgun sequence DNA encodes these proteins:
- the LOC112750955 gene encoding probable serine/threonine-protein kinase SIS8: protein MALDTARGINHLHNCTPVIVHRDLKSLNLLVDKNWVVKLCDFGLSRMKHITFLSSRLTAGTAEWMVPEVLRNEPSNEK from the exons ATGGCCCTCGATACT GCCCGAGGAATAAACCATTTGCACAACTGCACTCCAGTGATTGTACACCGTGATTTGAAGTCACTAAATCTTCTTgttgataaaaattgggttgtgaAG TTATGTGATTTTGGCTTATCAAGAATGAAGCACATTACATTCCTTTCTTCCAGATTAACTGCAGGAACA GCCGAGTGGATGGTGCCTGAAGTATTAAGAAATGAACCTTCAAATGAAAAGTAA